GAAGCATTAGATAAAATGCTACGAGACATTAATGATTCAGAATTAACATTTGGTGGAAAAGTTGTCGTTTTTGGTGGAGATTTTCGCCAGGTTTTACCTGTGGTTCGTAAAGGAACAAGACAAGAACATGTTGACGCcagtttggtttcttcttatTTGTGGCCTACATTGATCAAGTTTCATTTAACTGAAAATATGCGAGCAAGATTAGATCCAGCCTTTTCAGAATATGTGTTAGGATTGGGCAACGGAATGCCACCAATCACAGTTgatgaaactataaaaattCCTGATGGCATGCTTGTTCCGTACGAAGATGACTGTACTTCTTTGGATCATTTAATAGATGCTGTTTTTCATGATATTCATGAATATTCAGTAAATATTTCAGCTATGATGAATCGGGCCATATTAACTCCAAAGAACAGttatgttgatgaaataaatgcatTACTAATTCATAGATTTCCTGGTGAGCTTAAGCGATATTATAGCTTTGATGAAGCAATAGATGCATCTGAACAATCAGTTATGgaggattttttaaatactctaaCCCCAAATGGACTTCCTCCTCATGAATTGTTATTGAAGATAAACTGTCCTATCATGCTGCTTAGAAACATTAATCCTTCAGAAGGATTATGCAACGGAACACGTCTAATTTGTCGGGCTTTTGATCGAAATGTCATTGATGCAGAAATCGCAATTGGGCACCACAGCGGAAAAAGAGTTTTTATTCCAAGAATCCCATTCTTACcaaatgttgatgaaaatagTGGCTTCCCATTCAAACGAACTCAATTCCCTATCAGATTAAGTTTTGCAATGACTATAAATAAGTCACAAGGGCAAACATtggattttgttggaatatatttaCCTCAACCTGTTTTCTCACATGGTCAATTATATGTGGCTCTATCAAGGGCAAAGACTGCATCTACACTAAGGATTTTACTACGACCAGTGTCAATTGAACGATCAGAAAAGaactgcacaaaaaatattgtctatACGGAATTATTAAGATTAGCATCTTCAGATTAATGTTAAATGGGTAATGATTCAATTgtataatttcagtttaattaCTTTAACAAAATTGTGCAGttaatagaattttcttttctgtatatttagtattatgttttttaaatCATTATACTCTTAAATtgtctttgtaattttttttttaatttagtattggGTTTACTATAATTACACATTTAATATCTTTATATGTGAACAGCTTTAAAGATGCGGACGGTTTATACATCGATAAAAGATATCACTCCAAGTACAAGAGAttggaaaatcaaaatgattgtgGCAGAGAAATCACCCAAGCGAACAGGACAACGCTCACCAGTGAAGTATCAAAGCCTAACATTAATTGATCCAGAGGTATGGTATTTATCTCTATCTAttgtcttatatttttttttatggattaaaaactggaaaatgattttgtcatttttgcattctatctattaagttttgtttttattttttatttttttactactaaTTTGTTGGGTCTTTTGATGTTTGACTTTTTAAATCTTTGGCTTCCTTATATAACTGTTGAtgatgttttattaatttagttatcttcctgtaatacatttaaaaacaaaaattttacacataactcaaaacaatttaaaatcaagGAAAATCATTATactcaattatttattacaatttattttttgtaaattattcgttacaatgttttatattatacagGGAAATCGGCTGCAGGCTACGATATTTGATAAGGATATTAATTCGCGAAAAGATACTTTGCATATTTTCCAGTCATATTACATCAGTAATGCATATGTGAAGCCATTGGATCCGAAATATAGAATTGAAACACATGAATATCAATGGATCTTGAATGCTAAAACGATAATTGAGGAAGTTCCAAAGGATGAAGAACAATTGGAGCCGCCAAAGTACCAATTCATTCCGTTCAATGAATTAGATGCTTACAAGAATTCAATTGCAGAAATAGGTAAtttactctttattttaaaatatttaattatcaatatactaaaaatttaaatcttatttgtTAGATATTTTAGCTGTTGCAATTAAAATCAAGTCATGTAGAGAGATAACTTCAGCGCATGGACCAACAACAATTCAAGAAATATATGTTATCGATcaagggtaaaaatattttttgagtggTTCACTCTTTTTGAATtatgtttcaatttttatttcttgcatattctgctaattctttttttattccaattttgtagCTTAAACCCCATATGTTTAACTATGTGGGGTCGATTTGTGCAAGATGAATGCAAAAAAATTTCAGAGATAATTGAGACGAAGCCAGTTATACTTGGAACAAAAATAAGAGTTGGTTCAtataatggtatttttaataattaacaatcttatattttcttttacattgtATATGCTTGCATTAATTATGATGCCTATTTCTAATGAAGGATTATCTCTATCATCACGTCCGAAAAGTAAATTTATGATCAATCCTGTTATTCCTGAGGCAACTTCATTGCAAGAGTGGTAATCAtcataaataagtaattatttgtttcatacaatttgaatattgaaattttcatatttttatttcttatattgtatttgtttttatgaattttaagggcggcgattaatgatttattactcAAGAGTATTATTGCAAAAAGTTTGACATACCCATTTGCATCTCTATCTTCTGTTGGCATTCGGGAAATAATCAAGAATTGTGATGTTGCTGAGTTCATCAAAAGTTTGCAACCCATGGCGGTAAAATCCTATTCTTAGTAacagatttaaatatttatacaatcaattCTTCTGAAAAATTCTTTCTAATGTGATgtagaaaacaaaattttggataAAGGCGAAGATAATTGTGGTTGATTTGCGccagatatttttttacatgtcatGTATTGGCTGTAATAAAGGAACTGGATATGATTACAATGATACATTCCTTTGTTACCATTGCAAACACCAAAGCATTTCCCAACCACggtatgtatttttcaaattttttgtttggtaatttatgtaatagatttaatatataacttttattgatactaacttaaaatgatatttccaaCAAATTTATAGTTGCCGAGCATATGTTGAACTCGACGATGGTACAGGAAGACTATCTGCTGTCATGTTTGGTGAAGTTGTAGAAGAAGCATTCGGTTGTTCGGCAGTTGAACTTATGAATCATACTGGAGATGTACGTCTTCTTATTCTCCATTCGCTTTATTGTTGCAAGTAGAAAAgtctatctcaaaatttttaacatatttagtgcattatatataaatccattgaggtttatattaaaaaaacttttaaaagtaaattataacaaaaatcgttgaaattgatttaaaaacattgcattaacAAAGTTGTGTTAATTTAGAAGACATAAATTTTCAGCATctaagttatttaaatttttattaattatgcaattataattaaaaatttcctTTACAGGAACATTTgtcatatatagaaaatcttGTGGCACAAGTTTCACAGAATGAGTGGAAGGTTGAACTTTTGGTAGATctcgatcgactcaaccaaaagCAGTACAAGAATTTCAATGTCATCTCTATCGAAGCTGTGCAGGATGACACAAAATGATGAATCAGAATAAAAACATCAAATGACTTATATTTTGAACTGATGTTTTTGTTGGGCTCGTATTAAACTTATCATATGTGTTGGACTaagttatgttttgaactaatgtttttgttgggcttgtattaaacttatcacatgaaattttgctaaaactattaatgttataaatatgtgttagaCTAcatcatattttgaactaatacttttatcttttaatcTATACAagcatgtaattattatactataCTTAACTATCATTATCTTAAATATTTGTTAGATTTCACAACTTTTTCTATaagttttaaattattgattgaaataaatttttttaaaaaatatatactttttttttaaataattatttcattaaactaGAGCAACGTGCGCTCCTACCTAGTATAAGAATATGCTACTTCAGGATTCTTAGTTCccattatgttatatatatactgcAGGCTGATTTTCGCACGTACAGTAATATTGATCATGGgattttttattcataataattaGATAGTAATACCTGCATATGAATTAATTGGTCTAGTGTGAATTAAGTCCTAGAAACTTGATctctttttaacattttaatgcCAATATGATATACAGATTCTTCTCTTACTACCTAATATAATAGCTCTCATGTCATTATATGTAACAGTCCAAGTGCACCTCAAATTCTCAATGAAGTTATTAAGGttagaatacatatttattatagaatatattttcaatattttaatatgtatggtaaaataatttattgtctatcatatttaatttattgcataaaaaaattggaACCCGGGCTATCCAGAACATGAACCCAAGGGGTGGTCAGTACTGTTAGTCACCCCGGCCCATatcgacttttttttttttttggttatgtatttattttattttaaatattttaattgtagTAGTGAAAATAGTTTGacatgaagagaaaaaaaaatactttgagtGACATATTTTTAGGTTTTGTATATTAATTGAGAATGAAATTTATGAGAAAATTGGAGGTTTGGATGCCAAAATCATTTAAACCCATCTTATTTCATCGTATCGGATCATTAAAAtcttagaaaataatttaactttttaaaatcttaaaaaataatattaaaaaataatattttaacaatattttatttaactttcgtCTTTAACTCATCTCGTCTCCAACTCACTTTTTGGAAAAACTTTCGAAAATGTCTTGCATCCATACAAGGGGTGAACCAACTCAACACAACTAAGAAAAAGTTCGGTCGTCATTTTTCGTCAAAGAATCCAACATTGAGGCATGCATCAAGAAAATCATACATAAActcaaattaatttattcagACTAACGACTCAATACATGATCGAAATTAACATTTAAGCAAGCTCAGATCATCGACCATATATAACAGAACTGGAATATGGTGATCAATCGAGCTCTTTATTGTAATATGAATAATCCAGCATTAAATAACTTGGTAAAATTAAacaaaccatatatatatatatatatatccatgatCTCGTCATGATCTAGCAGTAGTCGGATCTGTGGATCCATGCATTTATTGAATTGATGTCGGGTGATACATTAGATTTGGGATGCAAAGGCGATAATGTCGGGATGATCTTGAAACAGGAGCATGTTTTTTTCATCCAAGTGCATCCATGCCTCCACTCCATTGCCATCTTTGGTGTCTACCAGATAAACAATTTCCACGGGTACACGTGTAGTGCTCACCCAAATAGGTTTTCCCCAACCGAAATCTGTTTCATAGAAAGGCAACCGGCACCAGCTACTGAACAAATAGACATCAGTCTCACCTTTTTCATAGTCCTCACAAACCTCTCTCAAGGAATCACTCACCATAGAACATAAATCGTCCCCGTTTTTTGGTTTGAGGCAACTGGCCACCGCATCCCTCATTGCATCATTAACCAAACCCACCAATGCATGCAACTCTATCAACTTGTTGTCGTTCTCTCCACCAAATCGAGCAAATGCATTCCTACACAGGTTTCCGCTAGAGTTCTCCGATATTGGCAGAGCCGTCTTTCCACGCATGTTCACTAAATGACCCAGGATAGAAGGTCTCGAGCGCCCATGTCTAGCTTGAGACACGCCAATTAGAGCCTTCCATATGAGTGCCGTGACCACCGCTACCCGTGAAGGTTGGCGTTTCGACGTTGTAGAATCACAGGCGTCACCTTTGGCAATGGCTTTTAGGCTTGCTACAGCTGCCTTGTTGAACACGAACCTTCTCGTGACGTCAGATCTTCTATAAGTTTGGTGCACTGCAGCAAGCACATTTTCTCTTGGTGGGAAGAAAGAAGCCAGGTCATATCTTGGATGACTAATGTCGTTGATCCCGCCTACACGACATGTAGTAGCCCACGAGTTAAAGAATGCAGTGCCTGTGAATCCATCGGTTATCCTGTGTGAACACCGAATCCCAAGGGCTAGCCCTCCACAACTGAACATGTTAACCTGAACAATTACCAAAGGAGTAGTCTCCGATTCCAGTATTCCATGCGGGATAAAATTGTTCAACAGCTCCATGTTGACTTCTCCTGTCAAAAGTTGAGCAAGGTTGCCATCTACTTGGGCTTCCAAGTATTCAACACCTTGATCATTACAGTCAATTACCTGACTGTCTTTGATGTATCGCCCAGCTAGCGGGTAATAGAGGGTTAAGATTTCTGACAGTGATTTCTCCAAAAGCTTCCTcgttttatcattttcataccCATTGGCTGGGTAATATAGAACAGATGGCACGTGTGATGGAGGGCTAAGCTGATCTAAGGATGATATTTGCAAACTCCGAAGGTGGGGTGGAGTTGGATTCGCCGGTTTGATCAACTTTTTGGATAGGATTTGAACCTTCATATTCATCTTTGACAACTGATCTTACAGGAGATGACAATAGTAGACTTGGTTTTACGTGGAATTGGCTtgaataaattcatttcaaaatGATCGACTATATATAGATGAATAAAAAAGGAACTGTACATAGGGGTGGAATTTCAGCCCTCTCCACGTGAGCCAATTAAGAAATCCCTTTCCTCCACAGCAACAGCACGTGGGCTAATTCGCTACCTGCAAACGACGTCGGCGGCAATATTAACCAGTCAATTGCACCAAAAAAAACGTCGTCAGCACTTACTTCCTAATTACTACCATTTATTTGTCTATAAgcagtattatatatatttacatttttatttataagactcattttattattttttttaaatttaaattttaaattttaaattttataattttcaacgtatcataaatagataaataagtttttttttttataaatttttcttaaatatatttaacattttttttatttagatataCCTAATATTCTccctcattattattattttttttttttaactctggGGCTAGCTTGGAAAATCCAAAGATGACACAAATTAATCACCGGCCTGCATGCATGTTACCAAAACTCGACGTCCTGCGAGTCCTCtcatttaatgattaaaaatagtaaaacccTCTACGTATCCCAATTGAGATGAACAGTACTTAGAAATGCATGGCCGTAAGCTTCGCGTGCACGGACCAGCATCCGGCTACGGGCTAGCTAATTAACTAGCTGTCAAAGCTTGAATTTAAAGGTTCATGATGTCAATAGCTTGACCAATGACGACGTCGTCGGTGCATCTCAGCTCAATATACTATATTTTTATACAGCTTTGGTACTTtttggtaataaaaaattttcattttaaatataaaatttttatttcattattttgaatagaaaagaaaataacatttatttgttttatttgtaagAGGTTTAGATACTAAATTgagttaatataaaataatataagagttaaaaattaaataaaatattatttttattttaaaattaaaaaaattaaattatttattatattttatttaaaaatataaaaaatttataataattaaataaaatgagatggatTAGATTGACTCATTATTCAAATAAGATCTAAATGAAATTGATTGCTACGCGGGAAGTCCTACACCGAATGTATCGTACGGGATGTTAATTTCCTTTTACCCATAATTATACATTGTTGAGAGTGTATGAATGGTAAAAAATAATTGCATAttgaatgattaaaaaaaataagactagatataaaatttaaatgtataactttaaaataagatttggataatgagatgaaatgagataattttatataaaaaatttaaagttaaataaaataaaatattattttttaataataatattattttaaaatttaaaaaaattaaattatttattatttttatatacgaatttaaaaaatttataatattaaaataaaaattgagattGTTAACCAAACCCAGCTTAGTTAACCTTTTGTTTAAAAAAGTAGGAAAATAAATCTGTTCCCACGTTTTTACGATGGTACcaacttttttataattaactGGCACCGACGCTCAtacttgtatatattatattaattattactcTAAAAGAAATTTGCCACAAATTGAAAGCATTCATTGTTGACGTGACACTGTCATCGGGGCGGCCCACTGGTAAAGGATATTTAGACCATTGTATTAAAGCTCCCACCAAGCAAGTGACGTAACATTGTGATCAAGGGCGGCCCAATAGTAACGCTATTTAGGATGAAAACTcctaaacataaataaattaactaGTCTATTTGATAGCTCATTcgatatttatttaattaaacttaAATCGAACTTGattcgtaaaaaaaaaattcattcataaaagtaaatatcCGTTCAATTTATAAATGACATGTATCTGATAAAACTCGACTCAGCTAAGACTCGTTTAGGCTGCTTgtttatgctcgagtcgactcgttaaTTCGATTCGATTAAAacttattcatatattgataaatatatacatacacatatatatacatgtatatatattagttaattatataagcataccacttttataattaaatatataatatgtaatataattacttatgtctatatagtgaatatacttcatatgtatattttataatttatataataattagtcgataaaatttaataatttcgtATACTAATATGTGAGaactatatatgaaatagatatatactatcatattaagtgtatgtattaataatatatgtaagcgtataatatattattattttggataaatatcaactagtttgatattaattatttataaattttttaaaattttataattcaatagagattttacttgttagttgtataaattcaatattagttcttttatttatttattttattatatattaaatcttattaaaaataataattcaaatcCGAGCTCTGGCTCAACTCGAACTCGTTTATAggacgagctcgagctcgagttgagaGTCTTATCTAGCtcaacaaagaataaaaaaaatctcgaacTCAAGTATTTTGAGTCAAGCCGAGCTTGGCAAGTTAAAAATCGGCTCGACTCGATTACAGCCCTATCTACACACCacacaccatattttttttaatttttaattttttatcaaatgtttgATGTATAGATAAtgagtgaaaaaaattaattagtttaaaaaaaataaactcaaaaaaaattgaaaaaaataaataaataaatgtgtagTGCCTAGACTTATGTGTAGCAATGCTCATTTAGGTTATTTAATACAatgtattatttataattttaagtaaatacTGACATAAATCTATTCCCAGAGCTCTACTCTGTTCATCGCGGGGAGGGGACTGGGGCTTTGGCTCCACCAACGTCCTTGCTTTGCCAGCCTCAACCTCTGCTTAGggtagtatttattttttatttttggtttagcTTCGAAATTAGACGATTTGCTACTTTCTGGCAATTTTGGTACGAGACGCACCT
This genomic window from Carya illinoinensis cultivar Pawnee chromosome 7, C.illinoinensisPawnee_v1, whole genome shotgun sequence contains:
- the LOC122316417 gene encoding replication protein A 70 kDa DNA-binding subunit B-like; this encodes MALKMRTVYTSIKDITPSTRDWKIKMIVAEKSPKRTGQRSPVKYQSLTLIDPEGNRLQATIFDKDINSRKDTLHIFQSYYISNAYVKPLDPKYRIETHEYQWILNAKTIIEEVPKDEEQLEPPKYQFIPFNELDAYKNSIAEIGLSLSSRPKSKFMINPVIPEATSLQEWAAINDLLLKSIIAKSLTYPFASLSSVGIREIIKNCDVAEFIKSLQPMAKTKFWIKAKIIVVDLRQIFFYMSCIGCNKGTGYDYNDTFLCYHCKHQSISQPRCRAYVELDDGTGRLSAVMFGEVVEEAFGCSAVELMNHTGDEHLSYIENLVAQVSQNEWKVELLVDLDRLNQKQYKNFNVISIEAVQDDTK
- the LOC122317032 gene encoding acetyl-CoA-benzylalcohol acetyltransferase-like — translated: MNMKVQILSKKLIKPANPTPPHLRSLQISSLDQLSPPSHVPSVLYYPANGYENDKTRKLLEKSLSEILTLYYPLAGRYIKDSQVIDCNDQGVEYLEAQVDGNLAQLLTGEVNMELLNNFIPHGILESETTPLVIVQVNMFSCGGLALGIRCSHRITDGFTGTAFFNSWATTCRVGGINDISHPRYDLASFFPPRENVLAAVHQTYRRSDVTRRFVFNKAAVASLKAIAKGDACDSTTSKRQPSRVAVVTALIWKALIGVSQARHGRSRPSILGHLVNMRGKTALPISENSSGNLCRNAFARFGGENDNKLIELHALVGLVNDAMRDAVASCLKPKNGDDLCSMVSDSLREVCEDYEKGETDVYLFSSWCRLPFYETDFGWGKPIWVSTTRVPVEIVYLVDTKDGNGVEAWMHLDEKNMLLFQDHPDIIAFASQI